GGTATGGTGAATATGTTTTGGGTGAAAATATTGAGGTAAAACACGTAGATAATAGTGATTTTATTGATATCAGTTATACTTCGGAAAATCCATATTTGTCTGCTTTTTTAGTAAATACATTAGCCACTGAGTTTATCAAGAACTTTAGTTCAGAAGTTGGCTTCAACCAACATAACTCTATTGAAATGTTGAATGCCGATCTGAAGAAGAAGGAAGACACAATGAATGCAAAAAATGCTGCTTTAAAGGATTTTAAAATGCGTAATGGTGTGCTGAATATTGATAAACAATCAGAATTGGTATATCAACAGATTACCCAGGCGGAAGATAGAAAGGCTCAGGTTATTAGAGATATCCAATCAACACGGAATACAATTGGTGCGATAAATAATAAATTGAGTAGTAGAGATCCTGATATGGGCGGGAATGTTGTTCGTGACAATGGTGAGATTGTTAAAATCAATAGCCAGATTGAATTGGCTAATAGAAGGTATGTAGATGGTGGATTTAAACTTTCTGATAAGAAAAAAGTGGATTCGTTGGTAGCCGTCAAAGACGCTTTAACGACATCAAATTCAGATAGGTATATTGTTGATCCTCAAGTGTCAAGACAAAATTTGCTGCAACAAAAGTATACATTGGAAACAACTTTAGCGCAATTGACTGGTAGTGTAAACTCAATAGATAAAGAGTTGGCAGAAGCTAAAAGTAAGTATTATGCTATGGTTCCTTTTGATGCAGGTATACAGAATTATATGCGTGATGCTGATTTGGCCACGAAAGAATATACTGAAGCTTTAACGCGATATAATCAAAACAAAACTGATCAAAATATTGGCTTAAAGCTAAACATCGAAGAGTATGGTTTGCCGGGTTTCCCATTACCTTCAAAAAAGATATTATATTTAATTATTTCGGCTTTTGGAAGCTTGTTACTTTGTTTGATGGTTATTGCGGGCATGTCTTTACTAGATCAATCTATAAATTCAGCCTCACAGCTTGCAGCAATGACTAAATTAAATGTGGTTGGTAATTTAAGTTTTATTGCTAGTTCTGATAGAAGTATTAGGAATATATGGAAAGATAAAGGGAATCCTGATTATGCCGCATATAAAAATCTATTAAGATCTCTCCGTTTTGAAATCAGTAATAAAATGAATGAGGATGCCAGTAAAATTTTAGGCATAACCAGTTTGTCTGATGGAGAAGGAAAAACAATGGTAGCATATAATTTGGCATATTCCTTTGCCATGATAGGAAAGAAGGTTTTATTGATTGGAGAAGAACCAATAACAGGCGATAAATCTAACTCAAAAGCATTAACAATGAGTCAAAATTTTGAATCATTTCTTGTTAAGAGGGAAGTAGTAGCAGAAGATCTAATCACAATTTTGAATAAAAATAATGAAAGTGCCTCTTTATTGGAGATTCAGAATGAAAAAAGTCTGTACACTGGATTTAAAGTTTTGAA
This is a stretch of genomic DNA from Candidatus Pedobacter colombiensis. It encodes these proteins:
- a CDS encoding lipopolysaccharide biosynthesis protein, whose amino-acid sequence is MDIKKFLKLLFKYKWLVILVPVIAVTITYFLVRNLPNEYNAQVKLSTGLLDQSKQVITEQNTDFFKISQQFSNIMEKLKMKKMLNILSYNLIIHDLSDPAKSFRKYSKKVDSLNHADRLEVIKLFQEKLASKSLLTLADKSGKYRLFDIVNSMGYGEYVLGENIEVKHVDNSDFIDISYTSENPYLSAFLVNTLATEFIKNFSSEVGFNQHNSIEMLNADLKKKEDTMNAKNAALKDFKMRNGVLNIDKQSELVYQQITQAEDRKAQVIRDIQSTRNTIGAINNKLSSRDPDMGGNVVRDNGEIVKINSQIELANRRYVDGGFKLSDKKKVDSLVAVKDALTTSNSDRYIVDPQVSRQNLLQQKYTLETTLAQLTGSVNSIDKELAEAKSKYYAMVPFDAGIQNYMRDADLATKEYTEALTRYNQNKTDQNIGLKLNIEEYGLPGFPLPSKKILYLIISAFGSLLLCLMVIAGMSLLDQSINSASQLAAMTKLNVVGNLSFIASSDRSIRNIWKDKGNPDYAAYKNLLRSLRFEISNKMNEDASKILGITSLSDGEGKTMVAYNLAYSFAMIGKKVLLIGEEPITGDKSNSKALTMSQNFESFLVKREVVAEDLITILNKNNESASLLEIQNEKSLYTGFKVLKDEFDLVIIDVNSLRDINIAKEWLSFTEKNIAVFESGKSLTDSKMDFINILRKQPGFIGWVLNKIKLSEYKNGDIV